The following proteins come from a genomic window of Nocardiopsis sp. YSL2:
- a CDS encoding NUDIX hydrolase, protein MHEVDGNGWVKLPDGSRRWGVYGAAGLLLYARDVTGTGHVLLQHRAGWTHMGGMWGIPGGARNRDETPLEAAVREFREEVAGDLEGYTVLGAHEHDLDVWRYDTFLASVPDLRPYRAANAESEEIRWVPLHDTVTLPLLPAFRTAWPRLHADLTAAVSLAEPGTSASG, encoded by the coding sequence ATGCACGAGGTCGACGGAAACGGCTGGGTGAAGCTGCCGGACGGGTCCCGGCGGTGGGGGGTCTACGGCGCGGCCGGACTCCTGCTGTACGCCAGGGACGTGACCGGAACCGGCCACGTGCTGCTCCAGCACCGGGCGGGCTGGACCCACATGGGGGGCATGTGGGGGATCCCGGGCGGGGCGCGCAACCGCGACGAGACCCCTCTGGAGGCCGCGGTCCGCGAGTTCCGCGAAGAGGTCGCGGGCGACCTGGAGGGCTACACGGTGCTCGGCGCGCACGAGCACGACCTCGACGTATGGCGCTACGACACCTTCCTCGCGAGCGTGCCCGACCTGCGGCCCTACCGGGCGGCCAACGCCGAGAGCGAGGAGATCCGCTGGGTGCCCCTGCACGACACCGTGACCCTCCCCCTCCTGCCCGCGTTCCGCACCGCCTGGCCGCGCCTGCACGCCGACCTCACTGCGGCCGTGAGTCTGGCCGAACCGGGCACTTCCGCGTCCGGCTGA
- the dnaN gene encoding DNA polymerase III subunit beta: MDRDAFAEAVAWTARALPTRPAVPVLAGTRMEVAADGTSLHLSGFDYEVSTRASVEVLSEEGGAALVPGRLLAEIVRNLPPGSVFIDSDGTKLRITGGAARFTLITMPLEDYPALPGMPGRIGSVPADPFAAAVRQVCPAASRDDTLPMLTGAYLDFSGDTLSVVATDRYRIAVRELWWSPADPGLDLAALVPARTLQDTVKGMIGKSNVDIGLSTVTAGEGVALSPGEGVIGFENGDRRTTTRLIDSDFVKYESWFPREFGARAEVAVAALSEAVKRVALVADRNTPLRLAFTQGEVVLEAGSGEDAQAVEAIEVGYEGGPLRIAFRPDYLLDGLAGVETDTAYLNFTEPTKPAVFTDVPAKEGDAPAFRYLVQPLRVP, encoded by the coding sequence GTGGATCGCGACGCGTTCGCCGAGGCGGTGGCCTGGACGGCCCGCGCCCTCCCCACCCGCCCGGCGGTCCCGGTGCTCGCGGGCACCCGGATGGAGGTCGCCGCGGACGGCACGTCGCTGCACCTGTCCGGCTTCGACTACGAGGTCTCCACCCGCGCCTCGGTGGAGGTGCTCTCCGAGGAGGGCGGCGCGGCCCTGGTACCCGGCCGCCTGCTCGCCGAGATCGTGCGCAACCTGCCGCCGGGCTCGGTGTTCATCGACTCCGACGGCACCAAGCTGCGGATCACCGGCGGCGCCGCGCGCTTCACCCTCATCACCATGCCGCTGGAGGACTACCCGGCGCTGCCGGGCATGCCCGGGCGGATCGGTTCGGTGCCCGCCGACCCCTTCGCCGCCGCGGTGCGCCAGGTGTGCCCGGCGGCCAGCCGCGACGACACCCTGCCCATGCTCACCGGTGCCTATCTCGACTTCAGCGGGGACACCCTCAGCGTCGTGGCCACCGACCGCTACCGCATCGCCGTCCGTGAGCTGTGGTGGAGCCCCGCGGACCCGGGGCTGGACCTGGCCGCGCTCGTGCCCGCGCGCACACTGCAGGACACCGTCAAGGGCATGATCGGGAAGTCCAACGTGGACATCGGCCTGTCCACGGTCACCGCGGGAGAGGGGGTGGCCCTGTCCCCGGGCGAGGGCGTGATCGGTTTCGAGAACGGGGATCGGCGCACGACCACCCGGCTGATCGACAGCGACTTCGTCAAGTACGAGTCGTGGTTCCCCCGGGAGTTCGGCGCGCGCGCCGAGGTGGCGGTGGCCGCGCTGAGCGAGGCCGTGAAGCGGGTGGCGCTGGTCGCCGACCGCAACACACCGCTGCGGCTGGCCTTCACCCAGGGTGAGGTGGTGCTGGAGGCCGGTTCGGGTGAGGACGCCCAGGCCGTGGAGGCGATCGAGGTCGGCTACGAGGGCGGCCCCCTGCGCATCGCCTTCCGGCCCGACTACCTGCTCGACGGGCTGGCGGGGGTGGAGACCGACACCGCCTACCTCAACTTCACCGAACCGACCAAACCCGCGGTGTTCACCGACGTGCCCGCCAAGGAGGGCGACGCCCCCGCGTTCCGCTATCTCGTTCAGCCGCTGAGAGTCCCCTGA
- a CDS encoding universal stress protein, which yields MADGERSAHVVVGYDGSDHANAAVEWGAVEAVRRGVPLRLVHALGMPLIVSAYGGPVRFEPTDEIRGHATKVLAVAAERARTAAPSVAVETVTTLEDPPLALLRQSHPGDLIVVGTRGLGGVASMVVGSVSVRVATQAPCPVVVVPTSDGGKPPTTALDKIVVGVDGGANSRRALGLAMNLAEESGGEVVVVHSWEIPFAYDPVALTASGWQPQEELFEEQSEKLVAELLADVVDQRREDSEVTVSVVRSKARPSEALLEAATGADAIVVGSRGRGSVRGLLLGSVSQTVLHHSPIPVVVLPRHADEEDE from the coding sequence ATGGCAGACGGCGAACGCTCAGCCCATGTCGTGGTGGGTTATGACGGGTCCGACCACGCCAACGCGGCGGTCGAGTGGGGTGCGGTCGAAGCGGTCCGCAGGGGGGTTCCGCTCCGGCTCGTACACGCGTTGGGCATGCCGCTGATCGTGTCCGCCTACGGGGGCCCGGTGCGCTTCGAGCCGACGGATGAGATCCGTGGGCACGCCACGAAGGTTCTGGCGGTGGCGGCCGAGCGGGCCCGCACGGCCGCACCCTCGGTGGCCGTGGAGACGGTGACCACGTTGGAGGACCCGCCGCTGGCGCTGCTGCGCCAGAGCCACCCGGGCGACCTGATCGTGGTGGGAACGCGCGGGCTGGGCGGTGTCGCGTCGATGGTCGTCGGATCGGTGAGCGTGCGTGTCGCCACCCAGGCGCCGTGCCCCGTCGTGGTGGTGCCGACGAGCGACGGTGGCAAGCCTCCGACGACGGCGCTCGACAAGATCGTGGTGGGCGTGGACGGCGGAGCGAACTCCCGCCGTGCCCTGGGCCTGGCGATGAACCTGGCCGAGGAGTCCGGCGGCGAGGTCGTGGTGGTCCACAGCTGGGAGATCCCGTTCGCCTACGACCCGGTCGCGCTGACCGCGTCGGGGTGGCAGCCCCAGGAGGAGCTGTTCGAGGAGCAGTCCGAGAAGCTGGTCGCGGAGCTGCTGGCCGACGTGGTGGACCAGCGCCGCGAGGACTCCGAGGTGACGGTGAGCGTCGTGCGCTCGAAGGCCCGGCCGTCCGAGGCGCTCCTGGAGGCGGCCACGGGCGCGGACGCCATCGTGGTGGGATCGCGCGGGCGCGGCAGCGTGCGGGGCCTGCTCCTGGGGTCGGTGAGCCAGACGGTGCTGCACCACTCCCCGATCCCGGTGGTGGTCCTGCCCAGGCACGCGGACGAGGAAGACGAGTAG
- the alc gene encoding allantoicase has protein sequence MTATQPVDPSAYNAQPYQGGDPFADYRDTKLDFSAFVDLADRRLGGGVVAANDEFFAQRENLLKTGPAVFDPHAFGHKGKVMDGWETRRRRGASAEQPHPTDDDHDWALVRLGLPGVVRGLVVDTAHFRGNHPREISVEAAHLEGTPSTEELLAAAWTELVPRTYVYGHAANGFEVAQERRWTHLRLKQFPDGGVARLRVYGESVVDPAWLSALEGFDVAALENGGVVEDASDRFYSPPENIITPGRSAKMDDGWENRRRRDHGNDWVRFRLTAQASVRALELDTAYLKGNSAGWVTILGRDAGTDPDTWFEIVGRTRLQPDSVHRFVLDAPVTVTHVRTDVFPDGGLSRLHVFGSLTETGRRGLTDRWTALTG, from the coding sequence ATGACCGCGACCCAGCCCGTCGATCCGAGCGCCTACAACGCACAGCCGTACCAGGGCGGCGACCCGTTCGCCGACTACAGGGACACGAAGCTCGACTTCTCCGCCTTCGTCGACCTCGCCGATCGCCGACTGGGTGGCGGAGTCGTCGCCGCCAACGACGAGTTCTTCGCCCAGCGCGAGAACCTCCTCAAGACCGGACCGGCGGTGTTCGACCCGCACGCGTTCGGCCACAAGGGCAAGGTCATGGACGGGTGGGAGACCCGGCGCCGCCGCGGCGCGAGCGCCGAGCAGCCGCACCCCACCGACGACGACCACGACTGGGCGCTCGTCCGGCTGGGCCTGCCCGGGGTCGTCCGCGGGCTGGTCGTGGACACCGCGCACTTCCGCGGCAACCACCCGCGCGAGATCAGCGTCGAGGCCGCCCACCTGGAGGGCACGCCCTCCACGGAGGAGCTGCTCGCCGCCGCGTGGACCGAGCTGGTACCCCGCACGTACGTGTACGGGCACGCGGCCAACGGCTTCGAGGTCGCCCAGGAGCGCCGCTGGACCCACCTGCGCCTCAAGCAGTTCCCGGACGGCGGTGTGGCACGCCTGCGCGTGTACGGGGAGTCGGTCGTGGACCCCGCGTGGCTCTCCGCCCTGGAGGGCTTCGACGTGGCCGCCCTGGAGAACGGCGGCGTCGTCGAGGACGCCTCGGACCGCTTCTACTCCCCGCCGGAGAACATCATCACGCCGGGCCGCTCGGCGAAGATGGACGACGGCTGGGAGAACCGCCGCCGCCGCGACCACGGCAACGACTGGGTGCGCTTCCGGCTCACCGCGCAGGCCTCGGTCCGCGCCCTCGAGCTGGACACCGCCTACCTCAAGGGCAACTCCGCGGGCTGGGTCACCATCCTGGGACGCGACGCCGGGACCGACCCGGACACGTGGTTCGAGATCGTGGGCCGCACGCGTCTGCAGCCGGACAGCGTGCACCGCTTCGTCCTGGACGCGCCCGTGACCGTCACCCACGTGCGCACGGACGTCTTTCCCGACGGCGGCCTGTCCCGCCTGCACGTGTTCGGCTCGCTGACCGAGACCGGCCGACGCGGCCTCACCGACCGGTGGACCGCCCTCACCGGCTGA
- a CDS encoding lytic polysaccharide monooxygenase auxiliary activity family 9 protein encodes MKFRNRIRSACAVAATTALLFTLMPAGVASAHGYVSAPPSRQAQCAAGVVECGGIKWEPQSVEGPKGLTSCSGGNSRFSELDDDGHGWEVTPVGTSLTFTWTLTARHSTAGWEYFIGGHRLAHFADWGARPPSTVTHNVDLSGFSGQQKILAVWNIADTPNAFYACVDVNVGAA; translated from the coding sequence ATGAAGTTCCGCAACAGAATCCGTTCCGCCTGCGCGGTCGCCGCGACCACGGCGCTGCTCTTCACCCTCATGCCCGCCGGCGTCGCCAGCGCCCACGGCTACGTCTCGGCCCCGCCCAGCCGACAGGCGCAGTGCGCCGCCGGAGTGGTGGAGTGCGGCGGCATCAAGTGGGAGCCGCAGAGTGTCGAGGGCCCCAAGGGCCTCACCAGCTGCTCCGGTGGCAACTCCCGCTTCTCCGAGCTCGACGACGACGGCCACGGCTGGGAGGTGACCCCGGTGGGCACCTCGCTGACCTTCACGTGGACCCTCACCGCCAGGCACTCCACCGCGGGCTGGGAGTACTTCATCGGCGGCCACCGCCTCGCCCACTTCGCCGACTGGGGAGCCAGGCCGCCGTCGACCGTCACCCACAACGTCGACCTGTCCGGATTCAGCGGCCAGCAGAAGATCCTGGCGGTGTGGAACATCGCCGACACGCCCAACGCGTTCTACGCCTGCGTGGACGTCAACGTCGGCGCGGCCTGA
- a CDS encoding DUF4442 domain-containing protein has translation MNAETAEAVKSGFLASVPFARTLGVTFTDLDFGRAVMRLPDNADHHNHVGGPHAGAMFTLAESASGAIVIGTFGDQLDRAVPLAVSAEIQYLKLAMGDVTAEATLGRPREEVVAELDAGRRPEFPVEIELRTDDGTVTGRMTVLWTLRPNRK, from the coding sequence ATGAACGCCGAAACGGCGGAAGCGGTCAAGTCCGGGTTCCTGGCCTCCGTGCCCTTCGCGCGGACCCTGGGCGTGACCTTCACGGACCTCGACTTCGGGCGCGCGGTGATGCGGCTCCCCGACAACGCCGACCACCACAACCACGTCGGCGGCCCCCACGCCGGCGCCATGTTCACGCTGGCCGAGTCCGCCTCCGGCGCCATCGTCATCGGCACCTTCGGCGACCAGCTGGACCGGGCGGTGCCGCTGGCCGTGAGCGCCGAGATCCAGTACCTCAAGCTCGCCATGGGCGACGTGACGGCGGAGGCCACGCTCGGCCGTCCGCGCGAGGAGGTCGTCGCCGAACTCGACGCGGGGCGGCGGCCCGAGTTCCCGGTCGAGATCGAGCTGCGTACGGACGACGGGACCGTCACCGGGCGCATGACGGTGCTCTGGACCCTGAGGCCGAACCGGAAGTAG
- a CDS encoding oxygenase MpaB family protein has protein sequence MGPTSDDSPLRRITSEASLLGGAGYAVLLQIAHPSVAQGVRDHSDFSSRPLDRLRGTLYYVYGLAYGTEEERERVRAIVLAMHRKVTGPTYRALDPDLLLWVAATLFHSGVRLYELTVRELGEEEFADYLDEASVFATALGLPADEWPASPAEFDVYWAKSMDRLEVGEVARGLAAQLFRPANPLLWPLTYTQRFLSGGLLPPELREQYGIPWSPGHQRGFDLLMRTTRRVYPHLPDSVRALPATLYLRSLRGRKGWLRPNRPKGPKGSRAAV, from the coding sequence ATGGGTCCCACGTCCGATGACTCGCCGCTGAGGCGGATCACCTCCGAGGCCAGCCTGCTGGGCGGCGCCGGCTACGCCGTGCTGCTGCAGATCGCCCACCCGAGCGTCGCGCAGGGCGTCCGCGACCACAGCGACTTCTCGTCGCGTCCGCTCGACCGGCTGCGCGGCACGCTCTACTACGTGTACGGGCTGGCCTACGGCACCGAGGAGGAGCGCGAACGTGTCCGCGCCATCGTCCTGGCGATGCACCGCAAGGTCACCGGCCCCACCTACCGCGCGCTCGACCCGGACCTGCTCCTGTGGGTGGCCGCGACGCTGTTCCACTCGGGGGTCCGGCTCTACGAGCTGACCGTCCGCGAGTTGGGCGAGGAGGAGTTCGCCGACTACCTCGACGAGGCGTCGGTGTTCGCGACCGCCCTCGGCCTCCCGGCCGACGAGTGGCCGGCCAGCCCCGCGGAGTTCGACGTCTACTGGGCCAAGTCCATGGACCGCCTGGAGGTGGGGGAGGTCGCGCGCGGCCTGGCCGCGCAGCTGTTCCGCCCGGCCAACCCGCTGCTGTGGCCGCTCACGTACACCCAGCGCTTCCTGTCGGGCGGGCTGCTGCCGCCGGAGCTGCGCGAGCAGTACGGCATCCCCTGGTCACCCGGCCACCAGCGCGGATTCGACCTGCTCATGCGCACGACGCGCCGCGTCTATCCGCACCTGCCCGACAGCGTGCGCGCCCTGCCCGCCACCCTGTACCTGCGCTCCCTGCGCGGACGCAAGGGCTGGCTGCGGCCGAACCGGCCGAAGGGGCCGAAGGGTTCGAGGGCCGCCGTCTGA
- a CDS encoding LysR family transcriptional regulator: MTDWDLRKLRVLRTLDELGTVRATATALHMTPSAVSQQLSSLAAQVGVPLLEAHGRRVRLTDAAHVLLRHTDLVLAQLERAEAELDGFARGESGHVRVGSFATAIPSLVVPALTAVRRDNPGLTVRVHQAEAAEVYDLLAAGEIDIGLSLAAEAPTGQDGRYDRTELLTDPLDVALPAHHRLANAPGLRLADLADEPWIYGDAGPWHDITVSACAQAGFAPRQAHVAADWRAILDMVAAGMGTALLPRLAAPEHAPGVALRVLAADQPRRHVVTAVRAGASRRPQIVQVTRYLTETAQGIAHSNVQFS, from the coding sequence ATGACCGACTGGGACCTACGCAAACTGCGCGTCCTGCGCACGCTCGACGAGCTGGGCACCGTCAGGGCCACCGCCACGGCCCTGCACATGACACCGTCCGCGGTGTCCCAACAGCTCTCCTCGCTCGCCGCCCAGGTCGGCGTTCCCCTCCTGGAGGCCCACGGGCGCCGCGTCCGCCTGACCGACGCCGCGCACGTCCTGCTGCGCCACACCGACCTGGTCCTGGCCCAGCTCGAACGGGCCGAGGCCGAACTCGACGGCTTCGCGCGCGGCGAGTCCGGCCACGTCCGGGTGGGGTCGTTCGCGACCGCCATCCCCTCGCTGGTCGTACCCGCGCTCACCGCCGTGCGCCGCGACAACCCGGGACTGACCGTCCGGGTCCACCAGGCCGAGGCGGCGGAGGTCTACGACCTCCTCGCGGCGGGGGAGATCGACATCGGGCTGTCCCTGGCCGCCGAGGCCCCCACCGGCCAGGACGGCCGCTACGACCGCACGGAGCTGCTCACCGACCCCCTCGACGTCGCCCTGCCCGCGCACCACCGGCTGGCCAACGCCCCCGGACTGCGCCTGGCCGACCTCGCCGACGAGCCCTGGATCTACGGCGACGCCGGACCCTGGCACGACATCACCGTGTCCGCCTGCGCCCAGGCCGGCTTCGCACCCCGGCAGGCGCACGTGGCGGCCGACTGGCGGGCCATCCTGGACATGGTCGCGGCGGGCATGGGGACCGCGCTGCTCCCCCGCCTGGCCGCGCCGGAGCACGCACCGGGCGTCGCCCTGCGCGTGCTCGCCGCCGACCAGCCCCGCCGCCACGTGGTCACCGCCGTGCGCGCGGGCGCCAGCCGACGCCCGCAGATCGTCCAGGTCACCCGGTACCTCACCGAGACGGCCCAGGGGATCGCCCACTCAAACGTTCAGTTCAGCTGA
- a CDS encoding DUF2786 domain-containing protein has translation MVERVRGLLRMAEDPSVTDAESQAFTAKAAELMTRHAIAEAEARAERGEEPDAISRMDYTVPGVGGHGKARVRALADIAAAYGCQSAVRGNTSENTDRTIILVGTVDALDALRMLMPSISMQMEASAKFMSSSHVTDIRELRNYTRSELETERKRYYRSFVRAYGKAVAERIREFRARLQDSADPEGVSGSAEGAPSRGAELILRDDVHRVNEEFQKQFPQLRKHRPERTHSAAGARAGYRRGRQAQLGLDTPLTSGGTSALAESD, from the coding sequence ATGGTCGAGCGGGTCCGAGGGCTCCTCCGCATGGCGGAGGACCCCTCGGTGACTGATGCCGAGAGCCAGGCGTTCACCGCCAAGGCCGCCGAGCTGATGACCCGCCACGCGATCGCCGAGGCCGAGGCCCGCGCAGAGCGGGGCGAGGAACCCGACGCGATCAGCCGCATGGACTACACGGTCCCGGGGGTGGGCGGCCACGGTAAGGCCCGGGTCCGGGCACTGGCCGACATCGCCGCGGCCTATGGCTGCCAGTCGGCGGTCCGGGGCAACACGTCCGAGAACACGGACCGGACCATCATCCTCGTGGGGACCGTCGACGCGCTGGACGCGCTGCGCATGCTGATGCCGTCGATCTCCATGCAGATGGAGGCCTCGGCGAAGTTCATGAGTTCCTCGCACGTCACCGACATCCGGGAACTGCGCAACTACACGCGCTCGGAACTGGAGACGGAGCGCAAGCGCTACTACCGGTCGTTCGTGCGCGCCTACGGGAAGGCCGTCGCGGAGCGTATTCGTGAGTTCCGGGCACGTTTGCAGGATTCGGCGGATCCCGAAGGGGTTTCCGGTTCGGCCGAGGGGGCGCCCTCACGCGGCGCGGAACTGATCCTGAGAGACGACGTGCACCGGGTGAACGAGGAGTTCCAGAAACAGTTCCCCCAGTTGCGCAAGCACCGTCCGGAGCGCACGCACAGCGCCGCCGGCGCACGCGCCGGGTACCGTCGCGGCCGTCAGGCGCAGTTGGGTCTGGACACGCCGCTGACCAGTGGTGGGACCTCCGCACTGGCCGAGAGCGACTGA
- a CDS encoding BTAD domain-containing putative transcriptional regulator, translating into MLGVLLVHVGQEVTVDRLISYLWSDDPPRTARSVIQVQVSHLRRAFPDLILTTPGGYRADFDPSAVDLHRFRALCEAAAAASGDKSLELWDQALECWRGIPFSGVGSDHLQYTIVQPLLEERWAAVTSWATCALDLGRTAEVVARLTPMSRAEPLREGLHHLLIAALWRAGERATALTVYEALRIRLADELGVSPSRDLRELHERILRSDTQEPDASADDPGVREVGSRGWSFVVRNDLPRDIPDFAGRHASIERLLKLGTSEQDGPGVCVITGSGGTGKTTLAVRVGHMLAPHYPDGQLFIDLHGYTTDAEPLDAVTALGVLLRAVGVPPDAVPDSLDERSALWRATLRERRLLAVFDNALSSARVSPLLPSSPESMVLITSRNDLAGLGGVRYLPLSMFSEDSAIDFFTLVLGEERLEGELSDALEVVRICGGMPLALRVVAGRMLSRPRWTFSHVVRRLREDRRRLRELQVDGHSVEAVIDLSYETLTSDQRSVFLLLGSAVGTTLDLRGASALLDMSLEDADDMLQELVSVCLIEEPRGDVYRFHDLVREFALYRGQSDLRAGVVADARLRQAEYYMVTAQRAADLLGPRAHDEPASAEHSRYDQELTSRVEAENWFDIHQDNIADVVDFYAAQGNGEEAWRMADAVWRFYALRGKMGLLLSSHEKALTISRNQGNDRGSAVTLIGMGIAHHITGRFDAALDLLTEAHTILHRIGDRRGMIRALANQGMVFERLGRFADSAECIEGVLDQAVALRDQRLEVLQLGNLAVLYRILGRHDEALRLGRRVVSEAVTKGMEGVRVQAVTVVGEASTVLGDLKGAFQALAQALELARAHALHSKEIYVLNSLGVAQRAAGRIDEAVDSHTAALALAEKSGDHSGDAEVITDLGLTYAAAGRFEEAVGVLEKAHAVSVERNERYIAARSALALGRIPAPAVAPARARELLADAEAAFTDLGLPEAETARTALAELSDPID; encoded by the coding sequence GTGCTGGGCGTTCTACTGGTCCATGTCGGCCAGGAGGTGACGGTCGACCGGCTCATCTCCTACCTGTGGAGCGATGATCCGCCGCGCACGGCGCGCTCGGTGATCCAGGTGCAGGTCTCCCACCTGCGCCGCGCCTTCCCCGACCTGATCCTCACCACTCCTGGCGGGTATCGGGCCGACTTCGACCCCTCGGCGGTCGACCTGCACCGGTTCCGGGCGCTCTGCGAGGCCGCCGCGGCCGCCTCGGGCGACAAGTCCCTGGAGCTGTGGGACCAGGCCCTGGAGTGCTGGCGCGGGATCCCGTTCTCGGGAGTGGGATCCGACCACCTCCAGTACACGATCGTCCAGCCCCTCCTGGAGGAGCGCTGGGCCGCCGTCACCTCCTGGGCCACGTGTGCGCTGGACCTCGGCCGGACCGCGGAGGTCGTCGCGCGACTGACCCCCATGAGCAGGGCCGAACCGCTCAGGGAGGGCCTGCACCACCTGCTGATCGCCGCGTTGTGGCGTGCGGGCGAGCGGGCCACCGCGCTCACCGTGTACGAGGCGTTGCGCATCCGCCTCGCCGACGAACTCGGTGTCAGCCCCAGCCGTGACCTGCGGGAGCTGCACGAACGCATCCTGCGCTCGGACACGCAGGAGCCCGACGCGTCGGCCGACGACCCCGGTGTGCGCGAGGTCGGCTCCCGCGGGTGGAGCTTCGTCGTCCGCAACGACCTGCCGCGCGACATCCCCGACTTCGCTGGACGGCATGCGTCCATCGAACGCCTGTTGAAGCTCGGGACGAGCGAGCAGGACGGGCCGGGGGTGTGTGTCATCACCGGCAGCGGCGGAACGGGCAAGACCACCCTGGCCGTGCGCGTCGGGCACATGCTCGCGCCGCACTACCCGGACGGGCAGCTCTTCATCGACCTGCACGGGTACACCACGGACGCCGAGCCGCTGGACGCCGTGACGGCCCTGGGCGTGCTCCTGCGAGCCGTCGGCGTCCCTCCGGACGCGGTTCCGGACAGCCTGGACGAGCGTTCGGCCCTGTGGCGGGCGACCCTGAGGGAGCGGCGCCTGCTCGCGGTGTTCGACAACGCCCTCAGCTCAGCGCGGGTCAGCCCGCTGCTGCCGTCGTCGCCGGAATCCATGGTGCTCATCACCAGCCGCAACGACCTCGCCGGACTCGGCGGCGTGCGCTACCTGCCGCTGTCCATGTTCAGCGAGGACTCCGCCATCGACTTCTTCACCCTCGTCCTGGGTGAGGAACGTCTGGAAGGAGAGCTCTCCGACGCCCTGGAGGTCGTGCGGATCTGCGGGGGCATGCCGTTGGCCCTGCGCGTGGTCGCCGGACGCATGCTGAGCCGACCCAGGTGGACGTTCTCGCACGTGGTGCGGCGGTTGCGCGAGGATCGGCGCCGCCTCCGCGAACTGCAGGTCGACGGCCACAGCGTGGAAGCGGTCATCGACCTGTCCTACGAGACTCTGACATCCGACCAGCGGTCGGTGTTCCTGCTGCTGGGATCCGCGGTCGGGACCACGCTCGACCTGCGCGGAGCCTCGGCCCTGCTGGACATGTCGCTGGAGGACGCCGACGACATGCTCCAGGAACTGGTGAGCGTGTGCCTGATCGAGGAGCCGCGCGGCGACGTGTACCGGTTCCACGACCTGGTCAGGGAGTTCGCCCTGTACCGGGGGCAGAGCGACCTCCGCGCCGGTGTGGTGGCGGACGCGCGCCTGCGCCAGGCGGAGTACTACATGGTGACCGCCCAACGCGCCGCGGACCTCCTGGGACCGCGCGCACACGACGAACCGGCCTCCGCCGAGCACTCGCGCTATGACCAGGAGCTCACCAGCCGGGTCGAGGCCGAGAACTGGTTCGACATCCACCAGGACAACATCGCCGACGTCGTCGACTTCTACGCCGCCCAGGGAAACGGGGAGGAGGCGTGGCGGATGGCGGACGCCGTGTGGCGCTTCTACGCACTGCGCGGCAAGATGGGCCTCCTGCTCTCGTCCCACGAGAAGGCGCTGACGATCAGCCGCAACCAGGGCAACGACCGGGGGAGCGCGGTCACGCTGATCGGGATGGGCATCGCCCATCACATCACGGGCCGCTTCGACGCCGCCCTGGACCTGCTGACCGAGGCGCACACGATCCTGCACCGCATCGGTGACCGGCGGGGCATGATCCGAGCGCTGGCCAACCAGGGCATGGTCTTCGAACGGCTCGGACGCTTCGCCGACTCGGCGGAGTGCATCGAGGGCGTCCTCGACCAGGCCGTCGCGCTCAGGGACCAGCGGCTGGAAGTGCTCCAGCTCGGAAACCTGGCGGTCCTGTACCGGATCCTCGGCCGGCACGACGAGGCCCTGCGGTTGGGGCGGCGCGTGGTGTCCGAGGCGGTGACCAAGGGCATGGAGGGCGTGCGTGTCCAGGCGGTGACCGTGGTCGGGGAGGCCAGTACGGTGCTCGGCGACCTGAAGGGGGCCTTCCAGGCGCTGGCGCAGGCCCTCGAACTCGCGCGTGCGCACGCTCTGCACTCCAAGGAGATCTACGTCCTGAACTCCCTCGGTGTGGCGCAGCGGGCCGCGGGCCGGATCGACGAGGCGGTGGACTCCCACACGGCGGCGCTCGCCCTGGCGGAGAAGTCCGGTGACCACAGCGGTGACGCGGAGGTCATCACCGACCTCGGCCTGACCTACGCGGCGGCCGGCCGGTTCGAGGAAGCGGTCGGCGTGCTGGAGAAGGCGCACGCCGTCTCCGTGGAACGCAACGAGCGGTACATCGCGGCGCGGTCGGCGCTCGCGCTCGGGCGGATCCCCGCCCCGGCCGTGGCCCCCGCCCGGGCGCGCGAACTGCTGGCGGACGCCGAGGCCGCCTTCACCGATCTCGGCCTCCCCGAAGCGGAGACGGCGCGGACCGCCCTGGCGGAGCTGTCCGACCCGATCGACTGA